From a region of the Candidatus Poribacteria bacterium genome:
- a CDS encoding ArsC family (seleno)protein, with the protein MQAVLDTKNLQPESRTDARKEKMEAAAVWELMVGAERIVVAKGRRVETFVPTEDPQESILKAVLGRSGSLRAPTVRTGDVFLVGYNATLYETEAPFV; encoded by the coding sequence GTGCAAGCGGTGCTTGACACAAAGAACCTCCAACCAGAAAGTCGCACGGATGCCCGAAAAGAGAAAATGGAGGCAGCGGCGGTATGGGAATTAATGGTCGGTGCAGAACGGATCGTTGTCGCAAAAGGGAGGCGCGTCGAAACTTTTGTGCCAACGGAAGACCCTCAAGAATCAATCCTAAAAGCCGTGCTTGGACGCAGCGGTAGTCTCCGCGCCCCGACAGTGCGAACGGGTGATGTGTTTCTTGTCGGCTATAACGCTACGCTTTACGAGACGGAAGCCCCTTTTGTTTAG
- a CDS encoding radical SAM protein — translation MNLRQHYQHLRSQEQGGYNNFRKPNKFALVYPSTYELGMSSLGVQVIYATLNNRADTACERVFVPESQYLRQLVTQKSPLFSFETQTALNRFNIIGFSVSFESDYVNIPRTLELANIPPLAEERTEWDPLIIAGGINISYNPEPIADFVDVFVVGEAELVVHQLMAHFDEWRQRGAPKSELLETLATVPGLYVPSFYDVTYRDDGTIDAVSPKPGVSPQIRAGAVPKLDDVETCTHIHTPNTEFSNAHLIEIVRGCGRQCRFCVADYARRWPRHRSVENTLALAERARGITDRIGLVGASISDHPEIDEIASGLVARGFRISCASLRAETVRAPLLDALADSEQGTITIAPEVATEELQKVVNKAIPRERLYHVFEEALKRDILNLRLYFLIGVPQETPADVEAIVDMAKEMRTILLPHAKRTGRMARISFTISPMVPKPHTPLQWVAMESPKTIARKLDFLKREINRLGSIKVGSASARLAHQEAVFARGDRRLGKVILELARGTSWNQAFRKCGLLPHFYATRERPLHEVNPWDHLDLNVKPQFLQLEFHKQEKGFMTSACDTTVCKKCGAC, via the coding sequence GTGAACTTACGTCAACATTACCAACATCTCCGTAGCCAAGAACAGGGCGGATATAATAATTTCAGGAAACCGAACAAATTTGCACTCGTCTATCCGAGTACCTATGAACTCGGAATGTCGAGCCTTGGTGTTCAGGTTATCTATGCTACCCTCAACAATCGAGCGGATACCGCTTGCGAGCGTGTCTTTGTGCCTGAATCTCAGTATCTTCGCCAGTTGGTTACTCAAAAAAGTCCGCTTTTCTCATTCGAGACGCAGACAGCACTCAATAGATTTAATATTATCGGATTTTCCGTCTCCTTTGAATCGGACTATGTGAACATCCCGCGGACGTTGGAGCTCGCAAATATCCCGCCACTTGCCGAAGAGCGCACAGAATGGGACCCGCTCATCATCGCTGGTGGTATTAATATCTCTTACAATCCTGAACCCATTGCTGATTTTGTGGATGTCTTTGTTGTCGGGGAGGCGGAGCTTGTCGTTCATCAACTCATGGCACACTTTGACGAGTGGAGGCAACGTGGGGCACCCAAAAGCGAATTGCTTGAAACGCTTGCAACTGTTCCAGGGCTTTATGTACCCAGTTTCTATGACGTAACTTATAGAGATGATGGGACTATTGACGCTGTCTCTCCAAAACCCGGCGTGTCACCGCAGATTCGCGCCGGTGCCGTTCCCAAACTTGATGATGTTGAAACTTGCACACACATCCATACCCCAAATACTGAATTCTCAAATGCCCATCTTATTGAAATTGTGCGAGGCTGCGGGAGACAATGCCGTTTTTGTGTTGCCGACTATGCACGCCGGTGGCCACGGCACCGTTCCGTAGAGAATACCCTTGCCCTTGCAGAACGGGCACGGGGTATTACTGATAGAATTGGACTCGTCGGTGCCTCTATCTCTGACCATCCCGAAATTGATGAAATTGCTTCAGGTCTCGTCGCGCGTGGGTTCCGTATCTCTTGTGCTTCGCTCCGTGCTGAAACCGTCCGTGCCCCTTTGCTCGATGCACTCGCTGACAGTGAACAGGGGACAATCACGATTGCACCCGAAGTTGCAACTGAGGAACTCCAGAAGGTAGTCAATAAGGCGATTCCACGTGAACGTCTTTATCACGTCTTTGAAGAAGCACTGAAACGCGATATTCTCAACCTCCGTCTATATTTTCTTATCGGTGTTCCGCAGGAAACCCCAGCGGATGTTGAGGCTATTGTTGATATGGCGAAGGAGATGCGAACCATATTGCTGCCGCACGCAAAACGGACCGGCAGGATGGCTCGTATCAGTTTTACTATTTCTCCGATGGTGCCAAAACCGCATACGCCTCTCCAGTGGGTAGCGATGGAATCCCCCAAAACCATTGCCCGAAAACTTGACTTTTTGAAACGCGAAATTAACCGTCTCGGTAGCATAAAAGTCGGATCCGCAAGTGCAAGACTCGCACACCAAGAAGCCGTTTTCGCACGCGGCGATCGGCGACTCGGAAAGGTTATATTAGAACTCGCACGCGGGACATCATGGAACCAAGCCTTCCGTAAATGCGGGTTGTTACCTCATTTTTACGCCACGCGTGAGCGTCCACTGCATGAGGTCAATCCGTGGGACCACCTCGACCTCAACGTCAAACCTCAATTTTTACAACTTGAATTCCACAAGCAGGAAAAAGGTTTTATGACCAGTGCCTGTGACACAACCGTCTGTAAAAAGTGTGGTGCTTGCTAA
- a CDS encoding tetratricopeptide repeat protein, with translation MLKIIFIIYLLFTTFEISALSNPSPAEKHYQNASAYHAIGEFEQAVAEYKKAIALAPKSPVFYNRLGIAYSELKQYEAALDAYQTALALSPMTAEPHYNVGLVYLKKGSLPDATEAFKRAIVVDSEWEDAYVGLGEVHLKQGDFEQATLAYNKAIRLNPNDAGAILGLGKVYLKQDHLDEAITAIEKVIEIQVDNTEAHYQLAQAYIKQGKKEKAASAMGFFKVLRQTDPLLQEAEMWVKRHPNDARGYNNLGIVYLARHRFSDAIANYKRAISLDPALATAHYNLGHAYHKQEKIKLAIAAYRAALAIDTTLAIAHNNIAVCYIESESDLDKALLHARTAIQLAPTEANYWDTLSQICHLLGLEDEARHAREKQKELSQEE, from the coding sequence ATGTTGAAAATTATTTTTATCATATATCTTCTCTTCACCACTTTTGAAATCTCTGCCTTATCTAATCCCTCACCCGCTGAAAAGCATTATCAGAACGCCTCCGCTTATCACGCTATTGGCGAGTTTGAGCAAGCCGTCGCCGAGTACAAGAAAGCCATCGCTCTTGCACCAAAATCTCCTGTCTTTTATAACAGGCTTGGTATTGCGTATTCTGAACTGAAGCAGTATGAGGCCGCGCTTGATGCCTATCAGACGGCGTTGGCATTATCTCCTATGACGGCTGAGCCACACTATAATGTTGGACTCGTTTACCTCAAGAAGGGGAGCCTACCTGACGCTACTGAGGCGTTTAAGCGAGCGATTGTCGTCGATTCAGAATGGGAGGATGCTTATGTCGGACTCGGTGAAGTCCACTTGAAACAAGGGGATTTTGAACAGGCCACCCTTGCCTATAACAAAGCCATCCGTCTTAACCCGAACGATGCTGGCGCAATTTTAGGATTGGGTAAGGTTTATCTTAAACAGGATCACTTAGATGAGGCAATTACTGCCATTGAGAAGGTGATCGAAATTCAGGTTGATAATACAGAAGCACACTACCAACTTGCACAGGCATATATCAAGCAAGGCAAAAAAGAGAAAGCCGCCTCAGCGATGGGGTTTTTCAAAGTCCTCCGGCAGACAGATCCGCTTCTACAGGAAGCCGAGATGTGGGTAAAACGACATCCTAATGACGCAAGAGGCTATAACAATCTCGGTATCGTTTACCTTGCCCGCCATCGCTTTTCGGACGCAATTGCGAACTATAAGCGTGCGATCTCTCTTGATCCAGCCTTAGCCACTGCGCATTACAACTTGGGGCATGCTTACCATAAACAGGAAAAAATTAAGCTCGCTATCGCAGCGTATCGAGCCGCACTCGCTATTGATACCACACTCGCCATTGCGCATAATAATATTGCTGTCTGCTATATCGAATCAGAATCTGACCTTGATAAAGCCCTGCTTCATGCTCGAACAGCTATCCAACTTGCCCCTACTGAGGCTAACTATTGGGATACACTCTCCCAGATTTGCCACCTCCTTGGATTGGAAGATGAAGCGCGCCATGCCCGTGAGAAGCAGAAGGAACTTTCTCAAGAAGAATGA
- the ftsA gene encoding cell division protein FtsA, whose product MPKQNVIAGLDIGSSKISVIVGNTLHGSGEKIGIVGVGHAPSKGLRGGVVVDINQTAEAIRKAISSAELMAGVKIDSVCVGISGEHIIGQTSHGVVSVANTEISHEDVERAMVAAKAISIPSDRENLHVIQQSFVVDAQSRIREPVGMSGARLETYAYIITGGTTAIQNLLNSIEKAGVPIVETLVAAPLAASQAVLSRDEREVGIALVDIGDGTTEIIVYKEDSIQHTAVIPVGGQHITNDIAQYLKVTLPEAEELKIHRGCAWTELVTMDDVHPIPVATDAKPRFIDRYELAQIIEYRMAEILEIIAYELGDTPLPGGLVFTGGTALIDGLQELAEAMLQLRVQIGYPKGIQGLTDRVNHPMYAAGIGLALYGESLRQQEHEHHMRQRGNTFGALLQRVREWFGY is encoded by the coding sequence ATGCCTAAACAGAATGTTATCGCGGGACTTGATATCGGCTCGAGCAAAATTTCGGTAATCGTTGGGAACACGCTGCACGGTAGTGGTGAAAAAATAGGAATCGTTGGTGTCGGTCACGCGCCTTCCAAGGGACTTAGAGGTGGTGTTGTTGTTGACATCAATCAGACAGCCGAAGCTATCCGCAAAGCCATCTCCAGCGCAGAATTGATGGCGGGTGTCAAAATTGATTCTGTCTGTGTGGGAATCTCTGGGGAACATATCATTGGTCAGACTTCGCATGGGGTCGTTTCTGTTGCCAATACTGAAATTTCACATGAGGATGTTGAACGAGCAATGGTGGCGGCGAAGGCAATCTCTATTCCTTCCGACCGTGAAAATTTACACGTTATTCAACAGAGTTTTGTCGTTGACGCACAAAGCCGTATCAGGGAACCTGTTGGGATGTCAGGTGCACGCCTTGAAACCTATGCCTATATTATTACGGGTGGAACAACGGCTATTCAGAATTTGCTCAACAGTATTGAAAAGGCTGGCGTGCCGATCGTCGAAACGCTCGTCGCGGCACCGCTCGCGGCATCTCAAGCAGTCCTCTCAAGAGATGAACGGGAAGTCGGAATCGCACTTGTTGATATCGGTGATGGAACAACTGAAATCATCGTCTATAAAGAGGATTCTATCCAACATACAGCCGTAATTCCTGTCGGAGGGCAGCACATCACTAATGACATCGCTCAATACCTAAAGGTTACCCTCCCGGAAGCTGAAGAACTAAAAATTCACCGAGGATGCGCATGGACGGAATTGGTCACAATGGATGATGTACACCCGATTCCCGTCGCTACGGATGCAAAGCCGCGTTTCATTGATCGATATGAACTCGCACAAATTATCGAATACCGTATGGCAGAAATCCTTGAGATCATTGCTTATGAATTAGGGGATACACCGCTTCCGGGCGGACTCGTATTCACGGGTGGAACCGCACTCATCGATGGACTGCAAGAACTTGCTGAGGCTATGCTACAACTTCGTGTTCAGATCGGATACCCCAAAGGAATACAAGGATTAACCGATCGCGTAAATCATCCAATGTACGCTGCTGGCATCGGACTCGCTCTTTACGGTGAGAGCCTCAGACAACAAGAGCATGAACACCACATGCGCCAACGCGGTAATACCTTTGGGGCACTCCTACAACGCGTCAGAGAGTGGTTCGGGTATTAA
- a CDS encoding CRTAC1 family protein: MRYLCYILFSFNFIPYISAEVQFLDVTTAAGINFQHVDGRTGEKYLIETLGSGALFFDFDTDGHLDLYIVNATHIPPPLDGKASQIEELPENKLYRNNGDATFTDVTHKAGVADTGYGVGCAAADVNNDGYLDIYITNFGPNRLYYNNGDGTFTDVTQKAGVGDERWGTSCAFLDYDLDGDLDLYVVNYMKFSIAENRWWETRGIRTYCSPTDQIAGSHFVSEPDILYRNNGDSTFTDVTENAGISHRALGLAVAVGDYDNDGYPDIHIANDMEADLLYHNNGDGTFTETADLTGTGYDGNGFPGSGMGSAFGDYNNDGYLDLVVSNASDLPVVLYRNEGAAFFSDVSFISGIGAATLPYFKWAAEFFDYNNDGLLDLFVANGHLQENISLFSDSTYPQSDLLFRNTSQQDGTYHFTDASAEVGLTQLPRKVSRGAAFGDYDNDGDIDVFLNNSNQPATLLQNDGGNSNHWLTVQLIGTQSNVSGIGTKVFVKAGDLSLFREVRSGASYLSQSDLRIHFGLGENLTVDTLDIHWQSEQRDQFSNLKSNQIFRVKEGHGLILPSTN; this comes from the coding sequence ATGAGATACCTCTGTTACATTCTCTTTTCTTTTAACTTTATCCCTTACATCTCTGCCGAAGTCCAATTCCTTGACGTAACGACCGCTGCAGGAATCAACTTTCAGCATGTTGATGGCAGAACCGGTGAGAAGTATCTCATTGAGACCCTTGGCTCCGGCGCACTCTTTTTTGATTTTGATACTGATGGGCACCTCGACCTTTATATAGTCAATGCTACGCATATCCCGCCGCCGCTCGACGGAAAAGCCAGTCAAATAGAAGAACTTCCCGAAAACAAACTCTACCGGAACAACGGCGACGCCACCTTTACTGACGTTACCCACAAAGCAGGGGTTGCGGATACCGGTTACGGTGTCGGATGCGCTGCTGCCGATGTCAACAACGATGGCTATCTCGACATCTACATAACGAACTTCGGACCTAACCGACTCTATTACAACAACGGCGATGGCACTTTTACAGATGTGACACAGAAGGCAGGCGTTGGCGATGAGCGTTGGGGAACAAGCTGCGCCTTTCTTGATTACGATTTAGACGGAGACCTTGATTTGTACGTCGTCAACTATATGAAGTTTTCTATTGCTGAAAACCGATGGTGGGAGACCCGCGGAATCAGAACCTATTGTAGCCCAACAGATCAGATTGCGGGGAGCCATTTTGTCAGTGAACCTGATATTCTCTATCGTAATAACGGAGACAGTACCTTCACCGATGTCACCGAAAACGCAGGTATTTCGCATCGTGCCCTCGGTCTCGCAGTCGCAGTCGGAGATTATGACAATGACGGTTACCCCGACATTCACATCGCTAACGATATGGAAGCCGATCTGCTTTACCACAACAACGGTGATGGCACTTTCACCGAAACCGCTGACCTGACGGGGACAGGTTACGATGGAAACGGTTTCCCGGGAAGCGGGATGGGAAGTGCCTTCGGTGATTACAATAACGACGGCTATCTCGATCTTGTCGTCAGTAACGCCTCTGATTTACCAGTTGTCCTCTATCGAAATGAGGGTGCTGCCTTTTTTTCGGATGTCTCTTTTATCTCAGGAATTGGCGCAGCCACGCTTCCCTATTTTAAATGGGCAGCCGAATTCTTCGATTACAACAACGACGGTCTTCTTGACCTCTTTGTTGCGAATGGACATCTTCAGGAGAACATCTCGCTTTTCTCGGACAGCACGTATCCGCAGTCAGACTTACTTTTCCGCAATACGAGCCAGCAGGACGGCACATATCACTTTACCGATGCTTCTGCCGAAGTTGGTCTCACGCAACTTCCCAGGAAGGTTAGTCGTGGTGCGGCGTTCGGGGACTATGACAATGACGGTGATATTGATGTGTTCCTTAACAACTCCAATCAACCGGCGACTCTTCTCCAAAATGACGGAGGGAACAGCAATCACTGGCTCACGGTCCAACTTATCGGGACACAGAGTAATGTATCAGGTATCGGTACAAAGGTGTTTGTAAAGGCAGGGGATCTATCTCTTTTCAGGGAGGTTCGTAGTGGCGCGAGTTACCTATCCCAAAGCGATCTCCGCATTCACTTTGGACTTGGAGAGAACTTGACAGTTGATACCTTAGACATTCATTGGCAAAGCGAACAGAGGGATCAATTTTCTAATCTAAAGTCAAATCAGATTTTCCGTGTTAAAGAGGGACATGGGTTGATACTTCCGTCCACAAACTGA
- the ftsZ gene encoding cell division protein FtsZ codes for MIEFEQEEFENLRAKIKVVGVGGAGGNAVKRMIEAGLTGIEFYAVNTDQQALLTCRGATQIQIGVNTTEGLGSGANPDIGRKAAEEDREHLQTIVENANMVFITAGMGGGTGTGAAPLIASLARERGALTIGVVTRPFNFEGQRRADQAEAGLDELRAAADSVIVVPNQRLIDTMDRKLPIRDAFRIGDQILLHGVQSISDIITEAGEINVDFADVESIMREAGSALMGMGRATGDNRAQIAAEQAISSPLLEQTNIAGAIGMIVNITAPPDFMMHELDEAMQVIKDTATDAQIIFGLVYKDELELGDEVLVTVIATGFDADADDVFGAQDREYGSRYDDVEAYQRQPLSPQKQRVPTPGRTRPGAGRTLPSRSVAPVRERRPNVEPPMEQEEQPPQPRQTRSARGKENTRQRGGTDWEIPAFLRVQKRGQNNK; via the coding sequence ATGATAGAATTTGAACAAGAAGAATTTGAAAACTTACGTGCCAAAATCAAAGTCGTTGGTGTCGGTGGAGCGGGTGGGAACGCTGTCAAACGGATGATTGAAGCAGGACTTACCGGCATAGAGTTTTACGCCGTTAACACAGACCAGCAGGCACTCCTGACCTGCCGAGGGGCTACGCAAATCCAGATTGGTGTTAACACCACTGAGGGTTTAGGGTCCGGAGCTAACCCTGATATCGGTAGAAAAGCCGCTGAAGAAGACAGAGAGCATCTGCAAACTATCGTCGAAAATGCCAATATGGTCTTTATCACCGCTGGTATGGGGGGCGGCACTGGGACTGGCGCAGCGCCTCTCATCGCTTCCCTTGCCCGCGAACGTGGCGCACTTACTATCGGCGTTGTCACTAGACCCTTTAACTTTGAAGGACAGCGTCGCGCAGACCAAGCCGAAGCAGGACTTGACGAACTACGCGCCGCAGCCGATTCTGTAATTGTTGTACCAAATCAACGTCTCATTGACACAATGGACAGGAAACTCCCAATTCGGGATGCATTCCGTATCGGTGACCAGATTCTCCTCCACGGGGTTCAGAGTATTTCTGATATTATCACCGAAGCTGGCGAAATTAACGTTGACTTTGCGGATGTTGAGTCCATTATGCGCGAAGCCGGTAGCGCACTCATGGGAATGGGACGCGCAACGGGTGATAATCGCGCACAAATCGCCGCAGAACAAGCAATCAGCTCTCCACTCCTTGAACAGACCAACATCGCCGGGGCTATCGGGATGATCGTCAACATTACTGCCCCCCCGGATTTCATGATGCATGAACTTGATGAGGCGATGCAGGTCATTAAAGATACCGCCACCGATGCACAAATCATCTTTGGGCTTGTTTACAAAGATGAATTGGAACTCGGAGATGAAGTCCTTGTAACTGTCATTGCAACAGGTTTTGATGCGGATGCGGATGATGTTTTCGGTGCTCAAGACAGAGAATACGGCTCGCGGTATGATGATGTGGAGGCTTATCAAAGGCAGCCATTGTCCCCACAGAAGCAACGTGTACCGACTCCCGGCAGGACCAGACCTGGTGCTGGCAGAACACTACCCAGCAGGTCTGTTGCGCCAGTCCGTGAACGCAGACCAAACGTAGAACCACCAATGGAGCAAGAGGAACAGCCGCCGCAGCCGCGGCAAACCAGATCAGCGCGTGGAAAAGAAAATACACGGCAGCGCGGTGGTACGGATTGGGAAATCCCAGCATTCCTCCGTGTTCAAAAAAGAGGGCAGAACAACAAATAG
- a CDS encoding Gfo/Idh/MocA family oxidoreductase, which produces MTSQKSLAIGIIGAGNMGRHHQGAIINYGASVVAVHDLRLAAARQLASHADAELATTELGAFFDVEMDGVVITTPPPIRLEPIRMACDRGIPVMVEKPPALNMVEGRKCLACIEESGVIAAVGFQLRYHPLYERLKALIASETVHLVRTVCTVDYYLSFRAAPWFLQYEISGGPLPEQAVHVLDCARFVMGNPKPLQAHALAIKNMALERTEFDAENAIQMTYQLDNGVFGTHMNHCGTEKFSFEVEVVGPHLRLQANMVENAIRGYLNGETVNEPVGSNDSSNLDKIGAWLRAIETGDRTLIRSPFSDALQTLALIDAAVQSRGTSRFVQI; this is translated from the coding sequence ATGACGAGTCAAAAATCGTTAGCAATCGGCATCATCGGTGCTGGTAATATGGGCAGACATCATCAGGGAGCAATAATCAACTACGGCGCGAGCGTCGTTGCTGTCCATGATCTACGGCTTGCGGCGGCGCGCCAGCTCGCCTCACATGCGGATGCTGAACTTGCGACCACTGAGTTAGGTGCCTTTTTTGATGTAGAGATGGACGGAGTGGTGATTACAACGCCACCCCCTATTCGCTTGGAACCTATTCGGATGGCGTGCGATCGCGGTATTCCGGTGATGGTCGAGAAACCACCCGCCTTGAATATGGTTGAAGGTCGGAAGTGTCTTGCCTGCATTGAGGAATCGGGTGTTATCGCTGCTGTCGGATTTCAACTCCGTTATCACCCACTCTATGAACGTCTGAAGGCGTTGATCGCTTCGGAGACAGTGCATCTGGTGCGAACGGTTTGCACAGTTGATTATTACCTGAGTTTCAGAGCGGCACCGTGGTTTTTGCAGTATGAGATAAGCGGGGGTCCACTACCGGAACAGGCAGTGCATGTGTTAGACTGCGCCCGGTTCGTTATGGGGAACCCGAAACCCCTGCAGGCGCACGCCCTTGCGATAAAGAATATGGCGTTGGAACGCACGGAATTCGATGCCGAAAACGCTATCCAGATGACGTACCAATTAGACAACGGGGTTTTTGGGACGCACATGAACCACTGCGGCACCGAGAAATTCAGTTTTGAGGTTGAAGTTGTCGGCCCACATCTACGATTACAAGCAAATATGGTAGAGAACGCGATTCGTGGTTATCTGAATGGTGAAACTGTTAATGAGCCGGTGGGTTCTAACGACAGTTCAAATTTAGACAAAATCGGGGCATGGTTGCGTGCTATCGAAACGGGAGATAGAACACTTATCCGTTCACCGTTTTCTGACGCGCTTCAGACACTTGCACTCATTGATGCGGCAGTCCAGAGTCGTGGAACGAGTAGATTTGTTCAAATATAG
- a CDS encoding NAD(P)-dependent oxidoreductase encodes MPIEKILITGASGYLAQFIIDRLRGAYQLTLTDIVEPEHPFPDTTFIKADVTNPDEIEAACAGQDVVVHLVALVRGRSGKPASLFADVMVKGTWNVAEACVQQGVKKLVNISSISACHPAPGAKLPYEAGDDFVFGPGDLYYSLAKYLGEQIGAAYHQAHGLDVIHVRPGVIAGDGQNPGPKAPDVVTDPWFVYVDPRDVAQCVACAIQTETVKYGAYNAVAGRADSRFAWKPGNVELGYSPEHNWPEIPDGEG; translated from the coding sequence ATGCCTATTGAAAAGATTCTAATTACGGGTGCAAGCGGGTACCTGGCGCAATTTATTATTGATCGGTTGCGCGGCGCGTATCAGCTCACGCTAACGGACATCGTTGAACCCGAGCATCCATTTCCAGACACGACTTTTATCAAGGCGGATGTGACAAATCCTGATGAAATTGAAGCGGCGTGTGCTGGACAGGACGTTGTTGTGCATCTGGTTGCCTTGGTGCGGGGACGGTCTGGTAAACCTGCCTCGTTATTTGCAGATGTTATGGTGAAAGGGACGTGGAATGTAGCAGAAGCCTGTGTGCAGCAAGGTGTGAAAAAACTGGTGAACATCTCCAGTATCTCGGCGTGTCATCCTGCGCCGGGTGCAAAACTGCCTTATGAGGCAGGTGACGACTTCGTGTTTGGTCCGGGGGATCTCTACTATTCGCTGGCGAAGTATCTCGGTGAGCAGATCGGCGCGGCATATCATCAGGCGCACGGATTGGACGTAATCCATGTGCGTCCGGGTGTTATTGCGGGTGATGGACAGAATCCGGGTCCGAAAGCTCCTGATGTTGTGACGGATCCTTGGTTTGTTTATGTGGATCCGAGAGATGTCGCACAGTGTGTTGCGTGTGCGATTCAGACGGAGACGGTAAAGTACGGTGCTTATAACGCCGTTGCGGGACGTGCTGATTCTCGTTTCGCATGGAAGCCGGGGAACGTGGAATTGGGGTATTCACCGGAACATAATTGGCCAGAGATTCCGGATGGAGAGGGATAA
- a CDS encoding LamG domain-containing protein translates to MGKFRQFIGVFVTIFVVLTFTAPLYAGLDDKSLVLYLSFDEGKGGNAADGSVHGHDGELIEDPAWVDGQFGKALEFDGTKQQYVIVPINDTLQLREEFSVAFWVKRDKAQIRDWNYMVAAGSLKWATIFQNASSNTFFWSTSGGAWAQKAVSDDIQPEDWVHLAVTHDTGSKVTIYNDGKVAGGGAKPPPVDEIDGSIMVGARHPGQEFFTGIIDEVFLFNRIITDAEISDIMNGDFLPVEPAEKLTTTWGSIKADRD, encoded by the coding sequence ATGGGCAAATTCAGACAATTTATAGGAGTGTTTGTTACAATATTTGTGGTGCTAACCTTTACGGCTCCTTTGTATGCAGGGTTAGATGATAAATCCCTCGTTTTATACCTCTCCTTTGATGAAGGGAAGGGAGGGAATGCTGCAGACGGTTCTGTACACGGTCATGACGGTGAGCTTATCGAGGATCCCGCGTGGGTAGATGGACAGTTCGGCAAGGCTTTAGAGTTTGATGGCACGAAGCAACAATACGTCATTGTGCCTATCAACGACACTTTACAATTAAGAGAAGAATTCTCTGTCGCTTTCTGGGTTAAGCGGGACAAAGCCCAAATTCGAGATTGGAATTATATGGTGGCTGCTGGAAGTTTGAAATGGGCAACGATTTTTCAGAATGCCAGCAGTAATACTTTTTTCTGGTCAACATCGGGTGGTGCGTGGGCACAGAAAGCCGTCAGCGACGATATTCAACCTGAAGATTGGGTCCATTTGGCAGTCACACACGATACCGGATCAAAGGTCACCATCTACAATGACGGGAAAGTAGCCGGTGGTGGTGCTAAACCGCCGCCTGTTGATGAGATTGACGGTTCTATTATGGTCGGTGCTCGCCATCCCGGTCAAGAATTTTTCACTGGGATCATTGATGAGGTATTTCTCTTCAACCGGATTATCACCGATGCGGAAATCAGCGACATTATGAACGGCGATTTCCTACCCGTTGAACCCGCAGAGAAACTCACAACGACATGGGGGAGTATTAAAGCAGATCGCGATTAG